The proteins below come from a single Rosa rugosa chromosome 2, drRosRugo1.1, whole genome shotgun sequence genomic window:
- the LOC133733632 gene encoding histone H2B.2-like: protein MAPKRRSSSRLMVKTTKQVVKETVEVSVVQSKKRQKKVNDDELQESPNSTIDIETKEENQTEKIEVSVDKKPARIVAIESQEESETPTGEQDKGPVKVVAIETPQEQEGATPNVEETQPEEQGTDPIDKEPVNKDVAMETEQEQEESETQNFEEDREQAKTISMDIHEESGTQNFEDKEPKETPMTPEKKEDNQASKGEEEKSDDVKQTGEGGEKKEKKRKRRSTGKNREGGEGYKRYVYKVLKQVHPELGMSAKAMVVLNNYMNDMFERLADEAAKLAMYTARKTLSSREIQGAVKLVLPGELGKHAMAEGTKAVSNYLSKNEARCRDSY from the exons ATGGCTCCGAAGCGCCGCTCATCATCCAGGTTGATGGTGAAGACCACCAAGCAAGTTGTCAAGGAAACTGTTGAAGTCTCTGTGGTCCAAAGTAAGAAGAGGCAGAAGAAAGTGAATGATGATGAACTACAAGAGTCACCCAATAGTACAATTGACATCGAAACCAAAGAAGAAAACCAGACCGAGAAAATTGAAGTCTCGGTTGACAAAAAGCCAGCCAGGATTGTTGCCATTGAAAGCCAAGAAGAAAGTGAAACCCCAACTGGTGAACAAGACAAAGGGCCAGTCAAGGTTGTTGCCATAGAAACCCCACAAGAACAAGAAGGTGCGACTCCAAATGTTGAAGAGACACAGCCAGAGGAACAAGGCACAGATCCAATTGACAAAGAGCCAGTCAACAAGGATGTTGCCATGGAAActgaacaagaacaagaagaaagtGAAACGCAAAACTTTGAAGAAGATAGAGAGCAGGCCAAGACTATTTCCATGGATATCCACGAAGAAAGTGGAACACAAAATTTTGAAGACAAAGAACCAAAGGAGACCCCTATGACTCCTGAGAAGAAAGAAGACAACCAAGCATCCAAGGGTGAAGAGGAGAAGAGTGATGATGTCAAGCAGACCGGAGAAGGAggggagaagaaagaaaagaagagaaagaggagaTCAACAGGGAAGAATAGAGAGGGAGGAGAGGGGTATAAGAGGTATGTGTATAAAGTGTTGAAGCAGGTGCACCCTGAACTGGGGATGTCAGCAAAGGCCATGGTGGTTCTCAACAATTATATGAATGACATGTTCGAGAGGCTAGCTGATGAGGCAGCAAAGCTGGCCATGTACACGGCGCGAAAGACTCTGTCTTCGAGGGAGATTCAAGGGGCAGTGAAGCTGGTTTTGCCTGGAGAGCTTGGGAAACATGCCATGGCAGAAGGGACCAAGGCTGTGAGCAACTACTTGTCCAAGAATGAAGCAAG GTGTAGAGATAGTTATTGA